gtcacctggtaggagcggcctgccaggtaggatgcaatccaagagtgtgtagccagccctgagagggtgaagaggaggttctgatggttcacggtgtcaaaggcagcagatagatctaggaggatgagaacagcgAGAGTCCGTTTTGGCActgcggagagcctccgtgacaaaGAGAAGAACgatctcggttgagtgacccatcttgaagcctgactggttagggtcaagaatatcgttctgagagagatggcgagagagctGGTCAGACGGTGCGcacaagtgttttggaaagaaaagcaaGAAGTGATACCGTCCTGTTTTTGACGTCGGGggtcgagtgttggtttcttgagaaGGGATGCAGACTGTGATGAGGGaagtgaagaatgggagaaggtctccagagatggtctgaaGGAGGTGATGGGGTTGAGCGGGCAGGTTGTCGGGCGGCCAGACCTCACTAGTCGCAGGATTTTTCAAAGCGGTTGACAGTCGTTCGCAGGGAGTGGGAGGGGGTGGATGATTGGGGGAGAAGGTGGAAAAtggtttcctagggttagaggcagaagcttgacaTTTTGTGATGAAGTGGCTTCAGTAGCGGATACAGAGGAATATAAGgtagggagtgaaaggatgatggGTCCTCCGGAAGTTTAATTTTCCTCCATTTTCGCTCAGCTACCCGCAGCTCTGTTCTGTAAGCTTGCAGTGAGTCACCATGGAGCAGTAGAGGAGGGCCGAGCTggccgggaggaaaggggagatTGCGAGTCATAGGATGCTGAAAGGGAAGATGGTAGGGTCGacgaggcagaatcaggagacatgcgggagaaggatttagcagatgatgggatagaagaggagagtagtgggagagagagtggagatggtgcatgaccatctgggtaggggctgagggctagggttggaggagagggaggtggttgccgtgagattagtaggcgaacagcctctagtaaagatgaggtcaagcgtattgcctgccttgtgagtgggaggggactgGGAAAGGGTGAGATCCAGGGGAAAAGAAAGAGTTGGAGAGAAATTAATCAAAGGCATATGTCAGGAGGTTGGAAGTTGCCAAGTATGAAGAGCAGTGAGCCATCGTCAGAAAGTTAgattatcaaggtgtcaagcacATTGAGGAACTCTCAAAAGGGTTCCTGGTGGGCGATAGGGTTGGGCGATATACACATTTTCATACGGTTTCTGTTCCATACCGGGGTATACAGTATTAACGGATGTGCacataattaaaaaaataaaataatttaagcACAAAACTATTTAGGCAACaaggatcttgatccaggagagGATTGAATGCTGTAACCAAGAGGCTTGATTTGACgcctagccacttagctagcaagttagcaaaccaaatgcatagctggagctctgagctggatataatttgacacatcttagatttcttaTAATTATACCTAACTTATAAGCAGTGGTGTAGCACGCAGCCCCAGAGAGAGCAGCTGTGGAAGCAGTATtttctggggtgatccatgtctttGTCAGGGCCAAAAAGTCAATGGACTGAAGGGCAGCGTAGGGTGAGAAACTCGGCGTTCTTGACCGCAGAATGCTGCCGGAGTGCAGgattccacatgggttgtgcgcGCAGGGTACAttaaattagaagggttgcagccaaggggtggggGGTGTCTAATgcctacagggagaggagggaactgggatagaaaacacacacgcgcacacagttGCCAAAGCTACAAAATGAGAATCTGAAAATAATtaggtaagatactcaagtgagagTGGAGTGAagccctcctctctttccttcctccaaTAAATCTGCAGAACAGTCTTTGTTTTGGCAACGGTCTTCGTTTTGACAACGAGACCGCTGCTGACACTGATTACCAAAACCTCAACAGTCACAAATTGCCCTGCCCCTTAATCCTAgttgatgtgtcaacaatcatctgcaagttatgagcagtcagcagttcacacaccaagtaggcaactggggagacatacagcacttaaagtagatggccctagACAGCAACAGATTAAGACTAAAATTATACTTATCACTCccggagatatcaggagtcctctagctatagatttaagtatttgtttctctctttttgcacacacacactgtaaacgtAAGCTGCATTTCAACGTGTGTGTTGTGACCTTGGTGTCTCTTTTCTCTCCCCAGGTGCCCAAACGGCAGTCTACCACCTTGGTGACAGGGGCAGAGGACATAGCCCACTATGAGGAAGCCAGTGAGTGTGTGGAGGAGCTGGCTCAGTACCTGAAACCCCTGAGCAACAGCAGAGGTCAGTCAGACACCACCTCATCCTGCTGACAGTCACAACCATTGCTCATGAATTGTGGGACAAGCCTCTATTAATTGCTCAACATATCATATTTAATAGCAACAGTTTCAACCACTCCCCCTTTTTTATCCACTCACAATCCTCATTCTAGTCTAGTGCACTCATTGTCTTCTTGCTTTATCAGGCATCATCTTGAAtggtgctttctctctctccctcatcttgaATGGTGCTTTTTCTCTCTCATCCTCATCTTTCCTTTTCCTCCTTATCCATTTGCTTTGATACTCGTGTTTTGCTGTTCCACAATTTCCTCCTTAATGTTCACACTGGTTGTAAGTTGCTATGAATAAGCCTCTCTCAcacttcatcctctcctccaggtgtggggTTGAGCACCAGCAGCGCCCAGAGTTCTCTGAGTCGGCCTATGCAGAGGAAGCTGGTGACCCTGGTGCACTGTCagctggtggaggaggagggccgGGTGAGGGCCACGCGGGCGGCCAGGTCTCTGGGGGAGCGCACCGTCACTGAGCTCATTCTGCAGCACCAGAACCCCCAGCAGCTCTCCTCCAACCTGTGGGCTGCAGTCAGGGCAAGGGGCTGCCAGTTTCTCGGCCCAGGTAACACGTATACAATAACGAAGTGCCCCTGACGTTCTGTCTTTCTCAGCCATCTTTTTTTCTGTGTTTTGAGGGGTGCAAAATTCATTTGTCACTTAAATCTCGCTGGATTGATTTGCTTTCATTTTACTCCTGTGACTCTTTCGTACTCTTGCTTCTGCCTGTTATTTTTTCCCCGTTAATGTTACGACCACTGAAAtgtttgtaatgacctgtcaTACACACTCCGGTAATGGATGAACAGGGATCAAAGGAATACATTGTCTTTCGGTTTTGTCTTTAACAATGCACAAGCTTGGTTGGGGATTTAAAGCATTGTCTCGACACTTACATCACAAGAAATAGGATAACTTAATTTTGATGGGTGTTCATTTTTTGTGGAAttgagaaaaatatataatttaatagttgAAATGCTTACAAATTAGATGCTCTGAAATGAAAGCAACTTCCGAAAACTTGGATTATAGTGATATTATGTCTTATCTCAACTATAATGTGAAGTGTGTGTACACCTTATATATAATCTAGAGCTGAGCATGTTGATTTTTAATCTGAGAGTATCCTGCTATTGACACTTGTTTTATGCAACAGCGCATTTGACTGCAGGTAGGTGTAGACAGAGCAAGTTTTTGGTGGTTGGAGCCCAGTCCCACCCTGTTATGTTAATAGTTTTATATATGCAAATACACCCAATGTATTTatgcaaattaggcacattttatTTGAACATAAAATATAAAGTCTGGGCCCAAATGACATGTCAATGAATATCATCTGAGGAAAAATGGTAAGCATATGTTGCGCTGTCTGTTGTAGCGATGCAGGAGGAGGCTCTGAAGCTGGTGCTTTTGGCTCTGGAGGACGGCTCCGCTCTATCTAGGAAGGTCCTGGTGCTGTTTGTGGTTCAGAGGTTAGAGCCACGCTTCCCCCAGGCCTCCAAGACAAGCATAGGCCACGTGGTGCAGCTCCTCTACAGGGCCTCCTGCTTCAAGGTAGGTCTGACACGACCTACAAACGgtggtgtaaaaagtactcaattgtcatacttgagtaaagtaaagatacctttacagaaaatgactcaagtgaaagtcacagtaaaatactacttaggtaaaagtatttggttttaaatatacttaagtatcaaaagtaaaagtgtaaatcatttcaaattccttatattacgcAAACCAGAccacaccattttttttttttgtattattattatttatttttttacagatagtcaggggcacactacaacactcatttacaaactaagcatttgtgtttagtgagtctgccaggtcagaggcagtagggatgaccagggatgttctcatgataagtgcgtgaattagaccattttcttgTCAAAATGCAACGAGTACTTAGGAAAAATGTCTGGAGTAAAAAGGacatttattttctttaggaatgtagtgaagtaaaagttgccaaaaaagTTAAGcaaccccaaaaaacaacttaagtactttacaccactgcctacaaacatacagtaccagtcaaacgtttggacacatctactcattcaagggtttttctttatttttacgattttctacattgtagaataatagtgaagacatcaaaagtaggaaataacacatggaaccaaaaaagtgttaaacaaatcaaaatatatttgagattcttagtAGCCACCCTtgaccttgatgacagctttgcacactcttggcattctcaaccagcttcacctggaatgcttttccaacagtcttggagttcccacatatgctggggacttgttggctgattttccttcactctgcggtccaactcatcccaaaccatctcaattgggttgaggtcaggtgattgtggaggccaggtcatctgatgcagcactccattactctccttggtcaaattgcccttacacagcctggaggtgtgttgggtcattgtcctgttgaaaaacaaatgatgagatggtgtatcgctgtggtagccatgctgattaagtgtgccttgaattctaaataaatcagtgtcaccagcaaagcaccatcacacatcctccttcatgctttacggtgggaaccacacatgcggcgatcatccattcacctactctgtgtctcacaaagacactgcggttggaatcaaaaatctaaaatttggactcatcagaccaaaggacagatttccactggtctaatgtccattgtttcttgacccaagcaagtctcttcttcttattggtgtcctttttagtagtggtttctttgcagaaattcgaccatgaagacctgatcgacgcagtctcctctgaacagttgatgttgatgtgtctgtgacgcatttatttgggctgcaatttctgaggctggtaactctaatgaacttatcctctgcggcagaagtaactctgggtattcctttcctttggcggtcctcatgagagccagttcaaAGTCCTTGACATTttacgcattgactgacctttgtgtcttaaagtaatggactgtcatttctctttgcttatttgagctgttcttgccataatatggacttctgtatacccctaccttgtcacaacacaactgattggctcaaatacattaagaaggaaagaaattccacaaatcaacttttacgaaggcacacctgttaattgaattgcattccatgtgactacctcatgaagctggttgagagaatgccaagagtatgcaaagctgtcaaggcaaagggtggctactttgaagaatctgaaatatataatatattttgtttaacacttttttggttactacatgattccatgtgttatttcatagttttgatggcttcactattattctacaatgtagaaaatagtaaaaataaagaaaccctggaatgagtatgtgtgtctaaacttttgacttgtactgtacacCCATGCAAACATACACATGGCCGTGATCTGACTGGCGGTGTCTcggggagagttgggatatgcaaaaaaaaaaacattttcaattCACACATGCGTATTAATGAACAAATATAAGAACCCACCAAATTGTTAATTCTTATTACATGATTGTAAGACCAGCATAGGCCATGCGGTGCAGCTCCTTTAGAGCCTACTGCTTTAGGGCACGCAActgaaaaggtaaaaaaaaataaaaaataaactgaaaatgGGAGGTAGGCCCTCCTCCCAGTCCCTTTCAGTGCATTTTCTTCCTATCCGTGTAGTCAGTCTAATAAGCACAACCCAGATGTATCTGCCCTGATTTTGTCCTGTCTGTCATCCCGTGTATTCAGGTGACCAAGCGTGATGAGGACTCGTCCCTGATGCAGTTGAAGGAGGACTTCTGGACGTACGAGGCGCTGCGGCGCGAACACGACTCCCAGATCGTCCAGATCGCAATGGAGGGGGGCCTCCGCATCGCCCCTGACCAGTGGTCTTCCCTGCTCTACGGGGACCAGTCACACAAGTCCCACATGCAGTCCATCATTGACAAGGTGTGTAGGaagtgtgtgtttttatgtgatGGACCACATATTTTGCTATAACATGACTGTTGGCCTAGCCGTAGTGGTGTTGCTGTAAATTGAACagggattttgtgtgtgtgtgtgtcagttgcaGACGCCAGCGTCGTTTGCTCAGAGTGTTCAGGAGCTGACCATCGCCCTGCAGAGGACAGGTGACCCGGCCAACCTGAACCGCCTGCGACCACACCTGGAGCTGTTAGCCAACATCGACCCAAGTCCAGGTTGCTCCATTTTACATCACACCACTACCCTTTTTACAGTATCGTGCCGACCCGGACCGAACTGTGCTGGCTCTATTTTATTGTCAGCTCAGTACAGCTTTGTTTGGCTTGATTTGGCTCAGCAGTGTGAGAAGCCATCAACACTCTCACTTTAAAAATGTGGAGTAAGTTGTATACCTTTTCAGATCAGTAAAAGAAACCCAAATTGAAATGCTTTTTTAAATGTAAGCAACACTATGCCGTACATTCACAGTGCCTGTTAGACCCTGTCCCCAGTGCTCTTCCAGGTATAACGCATCTAACTGAAAAATACCTCGTCTTGTCCTCCATCTTAGACTCCCCTCCCCCCACGTGGGAGCTGCTGGACACGGGCTTGGTGGCAGTGAAGACTGTGGTACACGGCCTGGTGGACTTCATCCAGAACCACAGCAAGAAGGGGAGTGACCCACAACAGGTGTGAATCTAGAAACGCATACCTCAAAATAAGATCTAAATCAATAGAACAGGTCTGAAATTATAGgtagggtcatgttcattatagggtcatgttcattagggcatgaAACGTCATTTTTCTGCCTGATGAACACGACCCATGTTTGACTCTGGAATGATACTAGTAATGGCAGTCTATGGTTGTCTGTGGGTTTATGACCATAACAGTAACGATAACAACATATTTTGGCTCGTCAATTTTAACGTGGCCTGTGGTGTCCCCCCTCCCCAGCCACCCCAGCACAGTAAATACAAGACGTACATGTGTCGGGACATGAAGCAGAAGGGGGGCTGTCCTCGAGGAACCAGCTGCACCTTCGCTCACTCTCAGGACGAGCTAGAGAAGTGAGTACAACGCTACACCCTGAGACACTCCCAATGGGGGATCATTGGGTAGAATCCAAATTTTACTTAACGGTAAATTATGTATTGACGTTTGGTGGAAAGTTCAATTCAGCACTGCTAGTGTGACAGCAATCATTAGGCCAGACACAGGTGTTGAAACCTCTTTCACCAACCATGTCTTTCTCCTTCTTTCTGAAGGTACCGTAAGATGAACAAGCGTCTGGCTGCCCGCCGGCCCCTCAGCCTATCCCTGACGCAGCTGAACGAGGTTGGCCTATTGCCCGAGGAGGTGGGGATGCTGGAGGGGCTGGCACATAAGGGCTTGACGAATGGCATGGTGGCGTCGGTCACAGGCTCCGCCCTGCCCCAGCTCATCTCCCGCGGTGCCGACCCCTCCTACGAGCCCATGATGCGGAAGCCCCAGTCCCAGGGAAGCCTCAGTGCCCCCAGCTCTCCTCCAGACTTGTGAGTAGATGGACATACACAgcatctgtctcacacacacacacacactgaaatcgTTTGTCTTTCTCAGACTGGACCCTGTGCCCAATCGGGCCATGGCCCACCCCAGGATGGCAGTGGACCACCTGGCCATGCACAAGCAGATGCCCAGGAGGCCCTCCATGTACCCCCCTCAGCAGGGAGAACTCTTCTACCCCCCTGAGCCCAGGGCACCTCCATCAGCCCTGCAGTATGAGGCCTCCCAGAACGCCCCAGGTAAGGCAGCACAAACTATACTTTTTTTCAGTGATTTCCTTttcttcttttttgttgttgtatatatctatgtatctCGAGCTTATGACTCATCAGCTGATTTAAAAACAGTTTCTCTCTGGGAGCAATTGGACTTGTATATCTCCCAGTCGTGTGGTTTCATTGTGCTTATCTAACACCAATCATGTTGTCAATTTTCTGTGTCCTGTCAGGTAACCCCCCCTACCCCTACCAGCCCTCTCAGTACCCACCCCAGCCTCGCTACGTCCGGAACCCCCCTCCCACCAACGACCCGGCCTTGCCCCCCTACCCCGGCACCTACCCCCAGGAGCGCCAGTGTCCCCCTCAGCCCTCGAGTTCCCACTTCTCCAATGCTAACCCCCAAGGGTTTGCGCCTCCTCCGCATTATGACGGCCGTCGACACCCCGCCtacccccctccaccaccacactcctATCCCCACCGGGAGGACCCCTCCATGCCTGCGGACGAGGCCTCCAGAGAAAGATACCTTCCTGAGGGTTACCACCCCTCTGGCCCCCACCCCAGCCACATGAGGCCCTACACCCCCAGGGTAAGAACAGGTCTGCAGTACGAGGCTCTGCTAAAGGACAGTATACATTACTATGCCACTTATGCAATTACTTTTTAGTAGTTCAGTCATCAGCCTTACTCAGATTGAGTAAATGACCTTATTCAGCTAATCAAAATAAGTGTTCAggataaatccacttcaaaaatgtatttccatcacTGCAAAAGTGCGCTACAGTAAAAGTGTTCACATGTCCTGTTGTACAGGAGTCTTACAACCGGCCCCAGCCCACTCCCAGTCTGGACTACTTGCACCGCCGACGCCAGGAGATCATGGCCCAGCTGGAAGATGGGAAGCAGGTCACTCCCCCACCCTTCGCCCCCTCGCCTACTCTGCCACACCACTACGAGTCCAACTACACACAGGAGGTAAGAGGGAACTCTTGGCTGGTGTCTGTGGTTATATTCAGTGGTAGCACCAGGTGCTGTCACCGCAGTTAGTTACTTCAAAGAATAGGTCGATTTTAAAAATACTGTGTTTGTGTCACAGCAACAGCAGTACTTGGAAAACTCACAAGCGTTTTCAAAGTACCGCGAGCCAGACTACGCTAGCCAGTActctccttggtcatgtgacacTATCGGCTCCTACATTGGCAGCAAGGAGGGGAAGTCCAGAGACAGTATGGAGAGGATGGTGAGTGTCATTAATCATTATCTAATCCCATTCAATGTCCTGTTTGTTTGTAAAGCTTGACTGCTTTTTAACATACCAAATCTGATATCTAAAGCTCAAAACATGTTCCAAAGCTCATTGTCTTGCAATAGGTCAAACATCTGTttgtcttttttcttctttgacaGATGTTAACTATTCTATAGCTTTTTTTCCTTTTACACCTTGTTGACTGATTAAAGGTTACTTGCACCTTGTGTACTAATCAAAGGTCACCAGAAGCCAATAGAAGTGCTGAGATTTATTGTGAACACGGTTAAACTCAACAAATACTCCTTCAACTACAGTTTTCACTGGAGTGGGTCTGGTAGTTTCTCTATGCAACATTATATAACTAATTCCACTGGTTGTGGCCTCTATGGGTGTTGTAGAACGCTGAGGGGAAAGGTGTGGAAGGCAGGCGCAGGGCTGCCGAGGCCAGAGATGACGACCCTATCATCCCCTTCGGCTCTCTGCCCACCGTGTCACGCTTCGGGGTGATCTCCCGCACCCCCAAGACGGGCTACTTGACTGCCGGGCCAGGGCAGGCCATGACCCTCTCACAGGGGACCAATGGACCCAAACACGGCGCTGCAACAGGTACAGGGAGAACTCGCACACCTTTTGGGTTTTGCTCTGTTCGCTGCATTTCGCAGAGTCTGACTGGCTCTTGTTGTCCCCCTGCAGGGTGGGGTGCTGCCGGGTACAGCCAGCCCTCTCAGGCCCACCTCAGTGAACGGCCAGTCAAGGAGAGGGAGCAGCTGACGATGGAGCTCCAGCAGGTCAATCAGCAGATCAACAAGCAGACTGCCCAGGCGGACCATCCCAGCCCGGAGGAGTGGTCGTCAGGGAGCGTCTCCAGCCAACAGCTGAGCCTGGAGCTCCACCATGTAGAGAGGGAGATCGGCAAGAGGACCCGCCAGATAGCcctggtgagagagacagagcggcACAGAGATGGACAAATGGCGAGGGAGAAATATAtatatgcgcgcacacacacacacatcctgcttTGATCTCTAAAATGGCAATGTGAACAGGGGCAGGGCTGAAGGAGCCCTGGGCTAATGTCACTGCTACTGCTATCCCACTTATAAAATATGAAAGAGTGAAACACAACCGAGCCCAACAAGTGCAGCTTGAAAGCTTTTCTTCTGAGACAATATTGATGTACACTCTCAAACGTACAAGCTTTGTCTCCCAGTCACTATTGTGGTGAACTGACAGTGGTGCCATTGTCCCCTTGCAGGAGCACCTTGTGAGTCATGATGGGAATGGGGCGTATAAGCTGAAGCCCACTGAGAACGGGCAGAGAGCAGAGCACTCGTTGGTCCTCAGGTAAACGGCACACAGCAAGAGTAGTTTGTTCATCTCAACTGCTGTGCCATAAGGAACCGTTAAGTTTGCTCCAGAATTCTCCCTTAAACAAAATATCTAAGATAAGAAATGTTGTCTTAGAAATTACCCACATTTTCTCACATTGAAATGGCTTTTTAAATATAAGAAGTTAAACTACTGCCATTTGATGCTGTAAAATACACTACATTAACAAAAGTAAACTCGGCAAGAAAAGAAactgccctttttcaggaccctgtctttcaaaaagataattcgtaaaaatccaaatgacttcagagatcttcattgtaaagggtttaaacactgtttgccatgcttgttcaatgaaccataaacaattcatgaacatgcacctgtggaacagttgttaagacactaacacctTACAGACgggaggcaattaaggtcacagtcatgaaaacttaggacactaaagaggcctttctactgactctggaaaacaccaaaagaaagatgcccagggtccctgctcatctgcgtgaacgtgccttaggcatgctgcaaggaggcatgaggactgcagatgtggccagggcaataaattgcaatatccgtactgtgagatgcctaagacagcgctacagggagacaggacagacagctgatcgtcctcgcagtggcagaccacgtgtaacacctgcacatgatctgtacatccaaacatcacacctgcgggacaggtacaggatggcaacaacaactgcccaagttacaccaggaacgcacaatccctccatcagtgctcagactgtccttaatgggctgagagaggctggactgagggcttgtaggcctgttgtaaggcaggtcttcaccagacatcaccggcaacaacgtcgcctatgggcacaaacctaccgtcgctggaccagacaggactggcaaaaagtgctcttcactgacgagtcgcagttttgtctcaccagaggtgatggtcggattcggtttatcgtcgaaggaatgagcgttacaccgaggcctgtactctggagagggatcgatttggaggtggagggtttgtcatggtctggggcggtgtgtcacagcatcatcggactgagcttgttgtcattgcaggcaatctcaatgctgtgcgttacagggaagacatcctcctccctccatcctcctccctcatgtggtactaatgccacaagagcattagtgaggtcgggcactgatgttgggcgattaggcctggcttgcagtcggtgttccaattcaacccaaaggtgttcgatggggttgaggtcaaggctctgtgcaggccagtccaagttcttccacgccgatctcgacaaaccatttcagtatggacctcgctttgtgcacaggggtgtTGTCATGCTGAAGCTGGAAaagaccttccccaaactgttgccacaaagttggaagtgcAGAATCTTCCAATGGCGCcgagatttacaccactccagctgacgcttggcattgcgcatggtgatcttaggcttgtgtgcggctgctcggtcatggaaacacatttcatgaagctcccgccgaacagttattgtgctgacgttgcttctagaggccgtttggaactcggtagtgagtgttgcaaccgagggcaGACCagttttacgcgcttcagcacccggcggtcccattctgtgagcttgtgtggcctttcacttcgcggctgagctgttgttgctcctagacttttccacttcacaatagcagcacttaccggggcagctctagtagggcagaaatttaacaaactgactttttggaaaggtgacatcctatgacggtgtcatgttgaaagtcactgagctcttcagtaaggccattctactgccaatgtttgtctgtggagattgcatggctgtgtgctcgtttTCATACAACTGCCGGCAATGGGTGTGGCCGaactagccgaatccactaacttgaaggggtgtccacacacttttgggTGTATATGGTTGCACAAAGGACCAGGAAAAACAATTGAAGGAATGCTTGAAAAAAAGTGCCATATGCGTTTCACCAAAGCTTCTCTTGTGATCAACGAAACAATGTGGTTCGTGGTGACAAAATGATGAATTCACTGTCGGTACCACCAGTGAGATGCTACTTGCATTGTTCTCAATGTTAATGGCTTAACTAACAAGTCATTACGTAATTCAtgaagattaaaaaatatatatatattatgtagaataatacaaaatgtttGATTCATTGtttcttcctatctctctctgacCTTTCATTCTCTGCAGTGAGGGCTGTAACGGTCCCAGTGGTGTGCTGCAGGACGGCAGTGTGTCCAGCGGTGGTTTGTCCTGCCTTACCAGCAAGACCTCGTCCCTCAGCCTGTCTGCAGACCCCATCGCTGGGGGCACTGACCGAAAGACCAACGGCGTGGTCCACCTGTGCTCCTAGCCACACA
This genomic stretch from Salvelinus alpinus chromosome 15, SLU_Salpinus.1, whole genome shotgun sequence harbors:
- the LOC139539544 gene encoding roquin-1-like isoform X3, with amino-acid sequence MPVQAPQWTEFLLCPICTQLFEESLRKPISLGCGHTVCKMCLNKLHRKACPFDQTAIATDIELLPVNTALLQLVGGQVPKRQSTTLVTGAEDIAHYEEASECVEELAQYLKPLSNSRGVGLSTSSAQSSLSRPMQRKLVTLVHCQLVEEEGRVRATRAARSLGERTVTELILQHQNPQQLSSNLWAAVRARGCQFLGPAMQEEALKLVLLALEDGSALSRKVLVLFVVQRLEPRFPQASKTSIGHVVQLLYRASCFKVTKRDEDSSLMQLKEDFWTYEALRREHDSQIVQIAMEGGLRIAPDQWSSLLYGDQSHKSHMQSIIDKLQTPASFAQSVQELTIALQRTGDPANLNRLRPHLELLANIDPSPDSPPPTWELLDTGLVAVKTVVHGLVDFIQNHSKKGSDPQQPPQHSKYKTYMCRDMKQKGGCPRGTSCTFAHSQDELEKYRKMNKRLAARRPLSLSLTQLNEVGLLPEEVGMLEGLAHKGLTNGMVASVTGSALPQLISRGADPSYEPMMRKPQSQGSLSAPSSPPDLLDPVPNRAMAHPRMAVDHLAMHKQMPRRPSMYPPQQGELFYPPEPRAPPSALQYEASQNAPGNPPYPYQPSQYPPQPRYVRNPPPTNDPALPPYPGTYPQERQCPPQPSSSHFSNANPQGFAPPPHYDGRRHPAYPPPPPHSYPHREDPSMPADEASRERYLPEGYHPSGPHPSHMRPYTPRESYNRPQPTPSLDYLHRRRQEIMAQLEDGKQVTPPPFAPSPTLPHHYESNYTQEQYLENSQAFSKYREPDYASQYSPWSCDTIGSYIGSKEGKSRDSMERMNAEGKGVEGRRRAAEARDDDPIIPFGSLPTVSRFGVISRTPKTGYLTAGPGQAMTLSQGTNGPKHGAATGWGAAGYSQPSQAHLSERPVKEREQLTMELQQVNQQINKQTAQADHPSPEEWSSGSVSSQQLSLELHHVEREIGKRTRQIALEHLVSHDGNGAYKLKPTENGQRAEHSLVLSEGCNGPSGVLQDGSVSSGGLSCLTSKTSSLSLSADPIAGGTDRKTNGVVHLCS
- the LOC139539544 gene encoding roquin-1-like isoform X4; translated protein: MPVQAPQWTEFLLCPICTQLFEESLRKPISLGCGHTVCKMCLNKLHRKACPFDQTAIATDIELLPVNTALLQLVGGQVPKRQSTTLVTGAEDIAHYEEASECVEELAQYLKPLSNSRGVGLSTSSAQSSLSRPMQRKLVTLVHCQLVEEEGRVRATRAARSLGERTVTELILQHQNPQQLSSNLWAAVRARGCQFLGPAMQEEALKLVLLALEDGSALSRKVLVLFVVQRLEPRFPQASKTSIGHVVQLLYRASCFKVTKRDEDSSLMQLKEDFWTYEALRREHDSQIVQIAMEGGLRIAPDQWSSLLYGDQSHKSHMQSIIDKLQTPASFAQSVQELTIALQRTGDPANLNRLRPHLELLANIDPSPDSPPPTWELLDTGLVAVKTVVHGLVDFIQNHSKKGSDPQQPPQHSKYKTYMCRDMKQKGGCPRGTSCTFAHSQDELEKYRKMNKRLAARRPLSLSLTQLNEVGLLPEEVGMLEGLAHKGLTNGMVASVTGSALPQLISRGADPSYEPMMRKPQSQGSLSAPSSPPDLLDPVPNRAMAHPRMAVDHLAMHKQMPRRPSMYPPQQGELFYPPEPRAPPSALQYEASQNAPGNPPYPYQPSQYPPQPRYVRNPPPTNDPALPPYPGTYPQERQCPPQPSSSHFSNANPQGFAPPPHYDGRRHPAYPPPPPHSYPHREDPSMPADEASRERYLPEGYHPSGPHPSHMRPYTPRESYNRPQPTPSLDYLHRRRQEIMAQLEDGKQVTPPPFAPSPTLPHHYESNYTQEQQQYLENSQAFSKYREPDYASQYSPWSCDTIGSYIGSKEGKSRDSMERMNAEGKGVEGRRRAAEARDDDPIIPFGSLPTVSRFGVISRTPKTGYLTAGPGQAMTLSQGTNGPKHGAATGWGAAGYSQPSQAHLSERPVKEREQLTMELQQVNQQINKQTAQADHPSPEEWSSGSVSSQQLSLELHHVEREIGKRTRQIAL